agcaagatttctggttctcacagacctgtaacttcttctttgaggctcctctgtcctctactcgttacctgtattaatggcacctgtttgaacttgttaacagtataaaagacacctgtccacaacctcaaacagtcacactccaaactccactatggccaagaccaaagagctgtcaaaggacaccagaaacaaaattgtagacctgcaccaggctgggaagactgattctgcaataggtaagtagcttggtttgaagaaatcaactgtgggagcaattattaggaaatggaagacatacaagaccactgataatctccctcgatctggggcttcacgcaagatctcaccccgtggggtcaaaatgatcacaagaacggtgagcaaaaatcccagaaccacacgggggggacctagtgaatgacctgcagagagctgggaccaaagtaacaaagcctaccatcagtaacacactacgccgccagggactcaaatcctgcagtgccagacgtgtccccctgcttaagccagtacatgtccaggcctgtctgaagtttgcttgagagcatttggatgatccagaagaagattgggagaatgttatatggtcagatgaaaccaaaatagaactttttggtaaaaactcaactcgtcgtgtttggaggacaaagaatgcggagttgcatccaaagaacaccatgcctactgtgaagcatgggggtggaaacatcatgcttttgggCTTTTTTTCTGCAAAtgtaccaggacgactgatccgtgtaaaggaaataatgaatggggccatgtatcgtgagattttgagtgaaaacctccttccatcagcaagggcattgaagatgaaacgtggctgggtctttcagcatgacaatgatcccaaacacaccgcccgggcaacgaaggagtggcttcgtaagaagcatttcaaggtcctggagtggcctcgccagtctccagatctcaaccccatagaaaatctttggagggagttgaaagtccgtgttgcccagcaacagccccaaaacatcactgctctagaggagatttgtatggaggaatgggccaaaataccagcaacagtgtgtgaaaacccaTGTGAAGACAttcagaaaacgtttgacctctgtcattgtcaacaaagggtatataacaaagtattgagataaacttttgttattgaccaaatacttattttccaccataatttgctaattaattaataaaaaatcctacaatgtgattttctggattttttttctaattttgtctgtcatagttgaagtgtacctatgatgaaaattacaggcctctctcatctttttacgtgggagaacatgcacaattcgtggctgactaaatacttttttgccccactgtatataataatTCATTCATGGCACTCCAAAACCAATCAAAGGCAGTATCATTGAGATACCATAGGACGTACTGTACAGGAATAGAATCGGAGTCTTCTATGGACTAAGGGCTGGATTTAATCTGTATCGCTGAAGttcagtgttacagtgtgataGAAATGTAAAGGCCATGTTCCCATGTTAGCGGAGACTGCagtcacggtaaacgctgcatatgtctgCTCAGTCGAAAATGTAGGTCACGCAATCTGTAACGCTTAAGCGATACTGATTGAATGGAACCCTAACCGTCATCTCAGTGGTGTGAGGTAATGGCTGAGTCATGTTCTGAGAGGTTGGGATTTTGCACTTAATGTAAAGCAAGTGATACAGAACAAACAGGCAGTGTTTGTCTTCCACACCTAGTAGTAAGCGACAGAGAACCTGACGGAGAAGCTGGATCTGCTATACTGAGATTCCTTTAGCTTGCTTACACTTCAGAGTCCTAGagaaacattcaaataaaatgttgTCCTTACCTGGTTGATACGTATGAGCCAACAATGACTTGGACATAAACATCAGAGAAATTCTGACTTCTAAATGAAAATGTACCCTAAAGCAATGGTATGCCAAAAACCAAGACTGTGTTGGGAACATCTATTCACTctctgtgcatgtgtgtacatTAATGAATGAAACATCCTGTATAAACAGGACTTCATTGCCCTGTGCTGCTGGCTTGGTCCTGTATGTCACATGGGGCTGTTTTAAGGTCCTGATTAGATATGCTCTGATCTAGTCACTCAGGCTAAGTCAGACAGAAATGGGGCCAAATATCGAATATTACTGAATAAAGAGTTACCTGAAGAGTAACTTTCCAGATAAAGTGAAACAGGAACAGGAATGAAGTTCACTACTGTAATATGAATGATACCAAAGTAAAATAAATGTTCAtattttatttataaaaaataatgtaCAAAACAGAAGTTTGAAGCTGATTGTGAAGGTTCTATTCCTGACAATGTGAGGCTATCAGGTGTCCACACCATTGTTCACTGAGAAACATTGTTTTATCCACTTTTCTCTGTAGTCAGATTTTGTGCTCCAGCTTTCCAGCATTTACTTGGATACGTGGACTTGATAAATTAAACAGCAGCATTCCTTGTCTCTCATTTGAATCAACATAGGCTTTGGATGAGGAACATTTGTGTACAAACATGTACAAACACAGACAATCTGTTGTGGCATTACAACATAAATATGAGAGGAACCATGCAGATGTAGTCATGTAATAGAGTAAAACAATTTTAAAAAGTGATTAAATGATAGAGGAGCTTCTATTAGAATGCATgctttaaataaaataaaataaatgattaaTTATGTTGGTGCACCATCGCCATGTAGTGGTAAGCCACTGTCCAGTTTAGACTAATCTTGCACCAACACTGTCAAAGCAAAGATATTTGTTATCATTCTGTTGTCTCATATTGAAGTCATAAAACAGAGAGTATACAAATGTCTTTGAGGCAAGAAACGACACATTTCAGTAATTAATAAGCAAATCTCTGAAATGCATTTTCTTTCTAGTAGTCTCTGTTTCTAGAGCGCCTTAGCACACCTCCAAAGTATTGGTGATGTGGGTGAATACCTCCGCCAGGTGTGTCTTGAATACATGCTTGTCACTCTGACAAAATAGTTCCCTATGAGCATTTCACTCTTCGCCCTCCCACCTGTTCCCTCAAATACCTTTTGGCACAGAGCAAATTTCAtgtctgctgagcgcaaacttgaccgttgtgaaaattctgtgcaacttccagcgcgTGTTTAATGTGAACgttgaggctgtacccactttaagttacaggttCAGACGGTGGTCAAgaaggctactgtggctatttgatcataatgtaggcctaccatcaaaaacaatggagaaagtGTGtctcataacattttaacattgaaatagctgttctatcattcaccctacagtagcagccaatgtgtgatCTTCAATGTAGCCCTACATTCCATgagatttaaaagaaaacatgcaGGGTTTAACATTACCTTGTCCTTCAGACAATGAGGTGACTGAAAAGGTTATTGTATTGTTTGATgtaagaaaccactttacaaaataacatgcagTATTATTCCCATAACATTATTTCAGAGAATCAGAAAAATGATGTTACCCTCtgctgcctattggctacttagcttagtcaaacctgtctcaaaatacaacactgcccctttaagacaacaaaaaaaagcTCATACTCTATTCATATTTTCAAAGAAATgtacacgttttgtgctcttgtatgaagcaatcactcccccattgctgactacaaatgatttataactgggctaataactcactaactagcaaaggatatgaacaaaatgtgcacatgTGGCTACAAGCAGCTCTCGCTTTGATAAATAAAAAAGCGCATCTACTcacgaccgctcatgctgtaaacacagtcaaGTTCAAAgcgaatggcacagatccatacatGGCAATGATCAATTTgcatttataaactgggtggttcgagctctgaatgctgactagctgaaagctgtggtatatcagactgttctaattacattggtaaccagtttataatagcaataaggcacttcggaggtttgtggtatatggcaaatatatcacggctaaggactgtgtccaggcactccacatTGCGTCGTGCAGAGAACAGCCCTTCTTATGCACGATGTATATTGGCCATAAACCACACCCCCGCAGGCCTAATTTCTTaaataggcctactgcagctctgattggttatttcacaccggtctgtgtagagtacggtcTGAGTCATgcgtgtcaatgcaatagaatcctactccgatgcgTTTTTCCTACAAAAAATGTATTGCATAGAGACAGTAGTTTTGCATGCTAACTCTTGCATAGTTCATGTTGTTTCACTATGTTGCATTgaaagggaaacgttgatagtaAAGGGAAATGGGTTGGAATGGTTCGTTATTCAGTCTGGCAGTAAGAGTTTAGTTGTATAAAATGGAATGTGGCTCACGACAGGCTTGTCTAGCCCCAGGGTCATGTACATCAATACAAAGCCTTGCTCCATGGCAGTATAGGGCAGTAAAAGCTAGGGCAGTAGAGACTTTGAGAAAAGTCTGTCTCTCATACAGGCTTGACCAATAAGGTGAGGCCTGGCTCCATAGGCCTTCATGTTTGGTTCAGTCTTGGGATAGAGTGGACATCCACTCTAGGACAGGTTAGGGGCAGAAACATGCATATGAGCCGGTAAGGTGGCTTGTAGGTGGCCTGGAAACTGGGGATTTAAGGATTGTTTCTCCAGCCGAGACATAGGTAGAGTGCTGCAGTCGCTGCAGGAATTCTCCTTGTTGTACCGTTCATGCAAGGCCAAGGTGCGCTCTCTTCTCTTCATCTTTTGTGCTTTGCGAGCGATGCCCTTGGAGATGAGGTAGATGATCTCACAGACGTTGAGCACGATGCAGAGGGCCGAGGCGCCCACCATGAAGTAGGTGAAGACCTTCTTCTCTGTGGGGTGGCCGATGTAGCAGTCCACCTGATTGGGGCATGGGCTGACCTCACACTTGACCAGCCTGGGCAGGTAGAAGCTGTCATAGATTTTGTGGAGGATGTAGAGGAAGGAGATCTCGATGCCTGTCTTGACGAAGAGGCTGAGCAGGTAGGTCCACCAGAGGCCGCCGTGCTTTTTGCCTGTGTTCTCGTACAGCTTGGCCTTGTTGCCATGCTTGGCATGGTACTTCCGCTCACGTTCATCGCGATACGCCACATGCATCACCACCATCAAGGAGGGGCAGGTGACGAAGATGAGCTGCAGGGCCCACAGGCGGATGTGCGAGATGGGGAAGTAGTGGTCGTAGCAGACGTTAGCACAGCCGGGCTGCTTGGTGTTGCAGTCAAAGTCCTTCTGCTCATCGCCCCACACGCGTTCTGCCGCCACCACGTACACCATTACCCTGAACACAAACACCACAGAGAGCCAGATACGGCCGAAAGCAGTGGAGTACTTATTCACCCCACTCAGGAGGGCTTGGAAGGTCTTCCAATCCATGATTGGGGCTGGATGTTGACAGCCCACCTTTTTAGAATGAGCTTTCTTTAGTTTGATTACTATGGATTACTGGAGCAACCTGAGTAGATAAAAGAGACGATGGGGGAGAGAGGCATCAATATATGGTATGGTATGAATTAATTTCACAATCACTTAAAGATTGTTGGGTGGGTGTAGGGCTATTACTTTGATGTGCCTTTTATAGAAACCAGAAGTATAATATCTATTTTTTGAGAAATGAACTTGAATGCACTGGCATTTTGTTTCCCCTTTTCAATAGATTTGTCATTAGTATATTTCCACATATCCCACATGTTGACATGCATATAAAGTGAACTTTGTCAACAAAGATCACCTTTTATCCTTGTAATATTTACCTGAGAAGGTTTACACAACCAAAAGGTTTacacacatgtacagtgcattcggaaagtattcagaccttttgaatttttccacattttcttacattacagccttattctaaaattgattaaccccccctcaatctacacacaataccccacaatgacaaagcaaaaacaggtttttagaaatgtttgcacatttataaaaaaataaataataataatatcatatttagataagtattcagaccctttactcagtactttgttgaagcacctctgACGCAGCtctgcacacctgtatttggggagtttctcccattcttctctgcagatcttctcaagttctgtcaggttggatggggctattttcaggtctttccagagatgttcgatcgggttcaagaccgggctctggctgacccactcaaggacattgagacttgtcctgaagtcactcctgcgttgtcttggctgtgtgcgtagggacgttgtcctgttggaaggtgaaccttcaccccagtccgaggtcctgagcactctggagcaggttttcatcaaggatctctctgtactttgctccattcatctttcccttgatcctgaatagtctcccagtccctgccgctgaaaaactgccaccaccatgcttcactgtagggatggtgccaggtttcttccaggcatgatgcttggcattcaggccaaagagttcaatcttggtttcatcagaccagagaatcttgttgctcatggtctgagagtcttttggtGACTTTATGTAGaaattagtaaaaataaagaaaacccctggaatgagtaggtgtgtccaaacttttgactggtactgtttgtaAATCAggtatttatttgtaatacatttgcaaacatttctaaaaacctgttttgtcattatggggtatttaatttaatacattttagaataaggctgtaacgtaacaaaatgtggaaaaagtcaaggtgtctgaatactttccgaatgcactgtaaatgtggCAATTGATCAATTCGAATTTTGGGGGGGAAATTACAATTGAGCAAGGTGGCAATGCAAATGAAGACATATGCTGCTATAGTAGGTATTGGTTTCACTTGCTTTACCACACACCGACCTAGCTATAACAGTTGGGATGTCTGTGATATTGGATAAGTATGATTTTCCTAATAAATCAGAAGTTTACTGTTTGGCTGTACAGGGAAGGACATCAGTGCCCATCATCTTTCTCTATTTTTTTCTTTATTCCCGTCATTGCTCATGCCTGCTTAAAAATGTAACATAAAGCCAATGTGAACTGTTCCAACATTATCCCCAAAAAAGGAATGGATACAGTTCAACGTACAGGCACCATGGTTCTTCATCAAACTAGCTTTTACTCATAACCTCTTCTATTGCGCATTTTCAGGTGGCTGTATAAACTTTTATGATACGTTGGTACAATGTACGGTAAATCTCCGAATTTTGTCAAACAACGTCAATTGAATAGGTGACGCATGTCAAAACGTAGGCTACAATTTAACACCAACGCAATAAAACAATACAAATGCCTACACCCCATGCTCAACTCATTCACACACCAAAAGtaagtaacagattacatttaaaaaaatagataGCCTACATTCCACTTACTTAACAAATGTTAATCCGTTGTTTGTGCTTTTGTTCATAAATCACTTTTTTTTCCTGTAGATTTATTTTGGGTTAATTCGTTTTACGCCGAGATTTAGACCGCTCTTCAGGTAGAACGTCGTTGTCTTGAGTAATGGGTCGTTGGAGTATGCCTGTGGGTGGGGGGAAAAATTCTTGTAGCTGTAGGATTTACAGATTTTTTTCGCTGGAATACACAACTCTTCGCTCTTTTATGATCGGTCTGAAGCATCCACTAATCACACCAGTTCGATAGATATCTGCCTCCTGACAGTCCAGACTGCACTTTT
This genomic stretch from Oncorhynchus keta strain PuntledgeMale-10-30-2019 chromosome 29, Oket_V2, whole genome shotgun sequence harbors:
- the gjb3 gene encoding gap junction protein beta 3, with the translated sequence MDWKTFQALLSGVNKYSTAFGRIWLSVVFVFRVMVYVVAAERVWGDEQKDFDCNTKQPGCANVCYDHYFPISHIRLWALQLIFVTCPSLMVVMHVAYRDERERKYHAKHGNKAKLYENTGKKHGGLWWTYLLSLFVKTGIEISFLYILHKIYDSFYLPRLVKCEVSPCPNQVDCYIGHPTEKKVFTYFMVGASALCIVLNVCEIIYLISKGIARKAQKMKRRERTLALHERYNKENSCSDCSTLPMSRLEKQSLNPQFPGHLQATLPAHMHVSAPNLS